A genomic segment from Nodularia sphaerocarpa UHCC 0038 encodes:
- a CDS encoding DUF3134 domain-containing protein — MPNGPLSEEPRNQRATVIRTSNEFVLLEWLKSNGRLIEREAQESQRLSQVEEISEMIELDDIPYDHDDDDTDMDLDD; from the coding sequence ATGCCTAACGGCCCTTTGAGTGAAGAACCTCGTAATCAACGAGCCACTGTAATTCGTACTAGTAATGAATTTGTTTTGCTAGAATGGCTAAAGTCAAATGGTCGTCTCATAGAGCGTGAAGCTCAAGAATCTCAGCGTCTGAGTCAAGTAGAAGAAATCTCAGAGATGATTGAGCTTGATGATATTCCTTATGATCATGACGATGATGATACAGATATGGATTTAGACGATTAG
- a CDS encoding tetratricopeptide repeat protein has protein sequence MNLELNKNNNQDNPALTQFKLGNAWQLRGDLENALARYQETLILQPDFLPVYQQLGNLMLKQRRIAEAMDYYEQALAIDFDATELSFYYQCLGWRKPSNSRQIIPDKKAENLYFPNEKLQGIARGKINLGEQRVFATHRSGWNFAIQALSSLHNPQGVLFDGFLENQFLFQHHHFGRRSPRILAKMRADGVFDSLADSEEKGIVPYKTPWVGFLHNPHRMPIWFNYHRSPQKLFEKQIWQDSLPQCVGLFALSDYYGDWLRKETGKPVSVLIHPTEIPEKQFDFNQFIANPQKKVVQIGWWLRKLHSIYQLPLAKGNSLGYEKVRLGFLFESSETILAQLMKIEGRIYKIQVDPAYVENTTVIEHIPDDAYDDLLSMNIAFVDLYDSGVNNAIIECIARATPLLVNPIPSVIEYLGEDYPMYFHTLEEAAAKALDTALILETHEYLKSCETRDKLSANYFLDSFCNSEVYKSI, from the coding sequence ATGAATCTGGAACTAAACAAAAACAATAACCAAGACAACCCAGCGTTAACCCAATTTAAATTAGGAAATGCTTGGCAGCTGCGCGGTGACTTGGAAAATGCCTTGGCGCGCTATCAGGAAACCTTAATACTGCAACCAGACTTCTTGCCTGTCTATCAGCAATTGGGCAATTTGATGCTCAAGCAACGACGGATAGCAGAAGCGATGGATTACTATGAACAAGCTTTAGCTATTGACTTTGATGCCACTGAGCTTTCTTTTTATTATCAATGTTTGGGCTGGCGAAAACCCAGCAATTCCAGACAAATTATTCCAGATAAAAAAGCAGAAAATCTTTATTTTCCTAATGAAAAACTACAAGGTATAGCCAGAGGAAAAATTAATCTCGGAGAACAAAGAGTTTTTGCTACTCATCGTAGTGGTTGGAATTTTGCAATTCAAGCACTAAGTTCTTTACACAATCCCCAAGGTGTTTTGTTTGATGGCTTCCTAGAAAATCAATTTCTTTTTCAACATCATCACTTTGGTAGGAGATCGCCCCGGATATTAGCCAAAATGCGGGCTGATGGAGTTTTCGATAGTTTAGCGGACTCAGAAGAAAAGGGTATTGTACCTTATAAAACTCCTTGGGTGGGATTTCTGCACAACCCCCACAGGATGCCCATCTGGTTCAATTATCACAGATCGCCCCAAAAACTATTTGAGAAGCAAATTTGGCAAGATAGTTTGCCTCAGTGCGTGGGATTGTTTGCACTATCTGACTATTATGGCGATTGGCTGAGGAAAGAAACAGGTAAACCAGTTTCGGTATTAATCCATCCCACGGAGATTCCTGAAAAACAATTTGATTTTAATCAATTTATTGCCAATCCTCAGAAAAAAGTGGTGCAGATTGGCTGGTGGTTGCGGAAGTTACACTCGATTTATCAATTACCTCTAGCTAAAGGTAACTCTCTTGGTTACGAAAAAGTCAGATTAGGTTTTTTGTTTGAATCATCAGAGACAATATTAGCTCAACTGATGAAAATCGAAGGGAGGATTTATAAAATTCAAGTTGATCCTGCTTATGTTGAGAATACAACTGTTATTGAACATATTCCCGACGATGCCTATGATGATCTGCTGTCGATGAATATCGCCTTTGTGGATTTGTATGACTCTGGTGTAAATAATGCAATCATCGAATGCATTGCCCGTGCTACACCACTGCTAGTTAATCCTATTCCTAGTGTAATAGAATATCTAGGCGAAGACTATCCGATGTATTTCCATACTCTAGAAGAAGCCGCAGCAAAAGCATTGGATACTGCACTCATTTTAGAAACTCATGAATATCTGAAATCGTGCGAAACTCGTGATAAACTATCAGCAAATTATTTTCTAGATAGTTTTTGTAATAGTGAAGTATATAAATCAATCTGA
- the mscL gene encoding large conductance mechanosensitive channel protein MscL, which yields MVRVRRRANGFFRDFKEFALQGNVMDLAIAVIIGTAFGRIVTSFVEDVIMPLINPLVAVTGEDWRTITVGTGIRIGSFLGSIVDFMIIALIIFLAVRALQRFKRREEVVEETALPDPNVLAQERLTGALDRLTETLESRDTKVL from the coding sequence ATGGTCAGAGTAAGAAGAAGAGCCAACGGTTTTTTCAGAGATTTTAAAGAATTTGCCCTCCAAGGTAATGTGATGGATTTAGCGATCGCTGTTATAATTGGTACTGCTTTTGGTCGGATTGTCACTTCTTTTGTTGAGGATGTGATTATGCCATTGATCAATCCCTTAGTGGCTGTAACTGGGGAAGATTGGAGAACAATCACGGTGGGAACAGGAATCAGAATCGGCAGTTTTCTCGGTTCCATCGTTGACTTTATGATCATTGCCTTGATCATCTTCTTAGCGGTGCGGGCTTTACAAAGATTCAAAAGACGAGAAGAAGTTGTAGAAGAAACCGCACTACCAGATCCCAATGTCCTAGCGCAGGAAAGACTAACTGGGGCTTTGGATAGGCTGACTGAAACTTTGGAATCTCGCGATACTAAGGTTTTATAG
- a CDS encoding rhodanese-related sulfurtransferase: MKQENIQVVAALYKFVSLPDFAEKQESLLSYCQSQGVKGTILLAAEGINGTIAGSRQAVDSVLTFLRADPRLADLEAKESYTETQPFERMKVRLKPEIVTMGLPEVDPNQQVGTYVNPQEWNDLISDPDVIVIDTRNDYEVNIGTFKKAQNPQTKSFREFPEYVSQNLDPNLHKKVALFCTGGIRCEKASSFMISQGFAEVYHLKGGILKYLESVPTEESLWEGECFVFDERVAVRHGLESGSHELCFCCGHPISATDKTSPKYEEGISCLHCFDSLTEEKRVRQHEKWKQYQLSRNS, translated from the coding sequence ATGAAGCAAGAAAATATCCAGGTGGTGGCAGCACTTTATAAATTTGTCAGTCTGCCCGATTTTGCCGAAAAACAAGAATCTCTGCTTTCTTACTGCCAATCACAAGGTGTTAAGGGGACAATTTTATTAGCCGCAGAGGGCATTAATGGCACTATTGCCGGGTCGAGGCAAGCTGTTGATTCTGTTTTAACGTTTTTGCGTGCTGACCCCCGTTTGGCAGACTTAGAAGCCAAAGAATCATACACCGAAACACAGCCATTTGAACGGATGAAGGTGCGGCTAAAACCAGAAATTGTGACTATGGGTTTACCGGAAGTTGACCCGAATCAGCAGGTGGGTACTTATGTCAACCCCCAGGAATGGAATGATTTGATTTCTGATCCTGACGTAATTGTGATTGACACCCGAAATGATTATGAGGTGAATATCGGTACTTTCAAAAAGGCACAAAATCCTCAAACTAAATCATTCCGAGAGTTCCCAGAATATGTGAGTCAAAATCTCGACCCCAACCTACACAAAAAAGTCGCTTTGTTTTGTACTGGCGGGATTCGTTGTGAAAAAGCTTCATCTTTTATGATATCTCAAGGCTTTGCCGAAGTTTATCACCTCAAAGGCGGGATTCTCAAATATTTAGAATCAGTTCCAACAGAAGAAAGTTTGTGGGAAGGTGAATGTTTTGTCTTTGATGAACGGGTAGCAGTGCGTCATGGGTTGGAGTCAGGTAGTCATGAACTATGCTTTTGTTGTGGACATCCAATTTCTGCGACTGATAAGACTTCTCCTAAATATGAAGAAGGTATTTCTTGTCTCCACTGTTTTGATAGCCTGACTGAAGAAAAGAGAGTGCGTCAGCATGAAAAGTGGAAACAATATCAATTAAGTCGTAATTCGTAA
- a CDS encoding DUF3352 domain-containing protein: MPERKANLLIPAVGAAVLVVGTVAAYRYFQGPSGDSSGALGSAKLVPSTAVMATYITTDPQAWAKLSEFGTPEAQKLVAKGLEDFQPNFLNAGNISYEQDLKPWVGGVMVAVLPPNATNSATNVQPESNILMVVGIKDKLKALNFTNKFKSQKGVKVEEYDYKGEKITAVTENGKLTYSAVLNNNHLVLAQSKPSVEKAIETSKGQPSFASKEAAKTILTTNADVKNILAQVYIPDYGVMMQQLVATSPQARQLPPQTLKQFQQVKSIVARVGVDDQGVRMRAIANLDPQLNKFEYKASPAKIVSQLPVDTFALMTGNGINRSWSSIVEQSQDDPAFNQILQQVRGQLKFVNIDLDKDVFGWMDREFAFGAVPSNQGVLANLGVGGAILLETSDRQTATATLSKLDNLAKIQQINVAKRNIDGKDVTEWQIPGQGALLSHGWLNQDTVFLTLGGSVAEAIATNNTPKLDSSDTFKAVTNSLKKPNAGYFYIDAEKTASLVNRFITQGQPLPSEANTVLSAIHGFGVTATSPDKSTGQLEMLLALKPKTTK, from the coding sequence ATGCCGGAACGTAAAGCGAATTTGTTAATTCCTGCTGTTGGTGCTGCTGTACTCGTAGTGGGAACTGTAGCTGCTTATAGATATTTTCAAGGGCCATCTGGAGATAGCTCAGGGGCTTTAGGTAGTGCTAAATTAGTACCTTCTACAGCAGTTATGGCAACTTATATTACCACAGACCCCCAAGCCTGGGCGAAGTTGTCAGAATTTGGCACTCCAGAAGCGCAAAAGCTAGTCGCCAAAGGGTTAGAAGATTTTCAACCAAATTTTCTGAATGCAGGTAATATTTCATACGAGCAAGATTTAAAGCCTTGGGTTGGTGGTGTGATGGTGGCTGTACTACCGCCCAATGCTACTAATTCTGCGACCAACGTACAGCCAGAATCTAATATTTTGATGGTAGTAGGGATAAAAGATAAACTTAAAGCCTTGAATTTTACCAATAAATTCAAATCACAAAAAGGTGTTAAAGTTGAGGAATATGATTACAAAGGTGAAAAAATTACAGCAGTTACAGAAAATGGCAAATTGACATATAGTGCTGTTTTAAATAATAATCATTTAGTGTTAGCTCAGTCAAAGCCATCTGTAGAAAAGGCTATTGAAACTTCAAAAGGACAGCCATCTTTCGCCAGTAAAGAAGCTGCAAAGACGATTCTCACGACTAATGCAGATGTGAAAAATATTCTCGCCCAAGTTTACATCCCAGACTATGGGGTAATGATGCAACAATTGGTAGCTACAAGTCCCCAGGCTAGGCAATTACCACCACAAACGCTCAAACAGTTTCAACAAGTAAAATCTATTGTGGCGCGTGTGGGAGTTGATGATCAGGGAGTGCGGATGAGGGCGATCGCTAATTTAGATCCACAATTAAACAAATTTGAATATAAAGCAAGTCCGGCAAAAATAGTCAGTCAATTACCTGTGGATACTTTTGCTTTGATGACTGGTAATGGTATTAACCGAAGTTGGTCAAGTATAGTAGAACAGTCTCAAGATGATCCCGCATTTAACCAAATCTTACAACAAGTGCGGGGACAACTAAAGTTTGTGAATATTGACTTAGATAAAGACGTTTTTGGGTGGATGGATCGAGAATTTGCCTTTGGTGCTGTGCCATCGAATCAAGGTGTGTTGGCGAATTTGGGTGTGGGCGGTGCTATATTATTAGAAACGAGCGATCGCCAAACTGCAACAGCCACATTGAGCAAACTAGATAACCTCGCCAAAATTCAACAAATCAACGTTGCAAAGAGAAATATCGACGGTAAAGATGTCACTGAATGGCAAATACCCGGACAAGGAGCGTTATTATCTCATGGTTGGCTCAATCAAGATACCGTATTTTTAACACTTGGTGGTTCCGTAGCTGAGGCGATCGCCACGAATAATACTCCCAAACTTGATAGTAGCGACACCTTCAAAGCTGTAACTAATTCACTAAAAAAACCCAATGCTGGTTACTTCTATATAGACGCAGAAAAAACTGCATCTCTCGTTAATCGGTTTATCACACAAGGACAACCTCTACCATCTGAAGCTAACACAGTCCTGAGTGCCATTCATGGTTTTGGTGTCACCGCCACAAGTCCCGACAAATCTACCGGTCAATTGGAGATGTTGTTGGCTTTGAAACCGAAAACTACTAAGTAG
- a CDS encoding ABC transporter ATP-binding protein: MTNIKRAISLVWQSSPNWMIANVILNVIQSVLPLVLLYIIKLIVDRIAVSISINDKQQIFADITFLLINAGAVILWINFNTVIAEICSTTLSQRVTDYMQVTIFRKAIAIDLESYESPEKQDILERAKWEAPHRPTRMLTNLTTAFQNIISLTVISGLLLSLNWVIFVILLVASIPTMFIRFWQSKFIYKWQRRQTEIERKANYFGHLILGDQPAKEIRLFGLGDVFIQRFYQLRQQLFKEKLAITVRQSLMRLITQGCTGLLMIGTYGFIIHQTIYGKFQLGDLVLYSQAFQRGQNGLKDLIASLGGLHENNLFLSDIFDFLALPNGMYETMQPKPVPSKMQKGIVFENVTFQHQNSSRKAIKQVNLKIAPQEVVALVGENGSGKTTLVKLFCRLYDVTSGSITIDGVNIQDFGINDLQRQISVIFQDYTCYQLTAKENIWVGNIDLSPDSPKVMEASQYSGADSVIKNLPQEYETLLGKWFKGGEQLSGGQWQKIALARAFLRDAQLVILDEPTSSMDAYAEAAVFQKFREIMGDRAVLLITHRLATVKTADRIYVLHEGEIVESGTHDQLMSLNGKYADLFTTQAKNYR; this comes from the coding sequence ATGACAAACATCAAACGTGCGATTAGTCTAGTTTGGCAAAGTTCTCCAAACTGGATGATTGCCAATGTAATTTTAAATGTAATTCAAAGTGTATTACCTCTGGTATTACTTTACATCATCAAACTAATTGTGGATCGCATTGCTGTAAGTATCAGCATTAACGATAAACAACAGATTTTTGCAGATATTACCTTTCTACTAATCAATGCTGGGGCAGTTATATTATGGATCAATTTTAATACTGTAATTGCGGAAATATGCTCTACAACCCTATCGCAGAGGGTGACAGACTATATGCAGGTAACGATTTTCCGAAAAGCGATCGCCATTGATTTAGAATCCTACGAAAGCCCTGAAAAACAAGATATCTTAGAACGTGCTAAGTGGGAAGCACCACACCGCCCCACCCGAATGTTAACCAATTTAACTACTGCTTTTCAAAATATTATCTCTTTGACAGTAATCTCTGGATTATTACTCTCATTAAATTGGGTGATATTTGTAATTTTGTTGGTGGCTTCAATACCAACAATGTTTATTCGCTTTTGGCAATCAAAATTTATCTACAAATGGCAGCGTCGTCAAACTGAAATAGAACGTAAAGCTAACTACTTTGGACATTTAATACTAGGAGATCAACCTGCAAAAGAGATTCGACTATTCGGTTTAGGCGATGTATTTATTCAAAGATTTTATCAACTTAGGCAACAACTATTTAAGGAGAAACTTGCTATTACAGTCCGACAATCTCTAATGCGATTAATTACACAGGGTTGTACTGGGCTGTTGATGATAGGAACTTATGGATTTATTATTCATCAAACAATTTACGGTAAGTTTCAATTGGGTGATTTAGTTCTATATAGTCAAGCATTTCAGAGGGGACAAAATGGACTCAAAGACTTGATTGCTAGTCTAGGTGGACTGCATGAAAATAATTTATTTCTGTCGGATATATTTGATTTCTTGGCTCTCCCAAATGGGATGTATGAAACTATGCAGCCGAAGCCAGTTCCATCTAAAATGCAAAAGGGTATTGTTTTTGAGAATGTGACCTTTCAACATCAAAATTCGTCTAGGAAGGCAATTAAACAAGTCAATCTGAAAATTGCCCCTCAAGAAGTGGTGGCACTGGTTGGTGAAAATGGTTCTGGCAAAACTACCCTAGTGAAATTGTTTTGTCGTCTTTATGATGTAACTAGCGGTAGTATTACTATTGATGGAGTGAATATTCAAGACTTTGGTATCAATGATTTACAGCGTCAGATTAGTGTAATTTTTCAAGACTATACCTGCTATCAACTCACAGCGAAGGAAAATATCTGGGTTGGTAATATTGATTTATCACCTGATTCTCCAAAAGTTATGGAAGCATCTCAATATTCAGGTGCTGATTCTGTTATTAAGAACTTACCGCAAGAATATGAAACTTTGTTAGGTAAATGGTTTAAGGGCGGAGAACAATTGAGTGGTGGTCAGTGGCAGAAAATTGCTCTGGCTCGTGCTTTTTTGCGAGATGCTCAGTTAGTAATATTAGATGAACCGACCAGTAGCATGGATGCTTATGCAGAGGCGGCGGTATTCCAGAAGTTTCGAGAAATCATGGGCGATCGCGCAGTTTTGCTTATTACCCATCGACTGGCTACTGTGAAAACAGCAGATCGAATTTATGTGTTGCATGAGGGCGAGATTGTCGAAAGTGGAACTCACGATCAACTCATGTCTCTCAATGGTAAATATGCTGATTTATTTACAACCCAAGCTAAAAATTATCGATAA
- a CDS encoding 1-acyl-sn-glycerol-3-phosphate acyltransferase — protein MPKSINSTQPPLKFIPQSFNPFILQIFRWLLPIVLRFRTKPWLPAGIVQIEAQNVETLAKLYQQFQAGKIRFLIAFRHPEVEDPLCMLHLVSYILPKVARQQGIILQQPPHSYFVYDRGMTVWAGNWLGWLFSKVGGVPIRRGRRVDRQAIQTARELFVNGEMAIAVAPEGGNNGHSEIVSPLEPGVAQLGFWCVEDLQKAHRSETVVIVPIGIQYSYVEPPWSKLHWLLTKLEADSGLEPIDQSATPEIYHQRICRLGEYLITEMEEFYRRFYHQDIPKTISIDESASPNEILIARLHRLMDKALQVPEAYFGVQAQGNFIDRCRRLEEAGWNYIYRDDIADINALPPFKRGLADWVASEADLKMQHIRIVESFVAVTANYIQEKPTAERFAETTLLMFDLLSRIQESTLPGRPRLGLRKALITVGEPISVTERWEKTQGDRSATRQAVSDLTKDLQTAMEKIIK, from the coding sequence TTGCCTAAATCAATCAACTCCACCCAACCACCACTCAAATTTATTCCTCAAAGCTTTAACCCCTTTATACTGCAAATTTTCCGGTGGTTATTGCCCATTGTGCTACGTTTTCGCACTAAACCGTGGCTACCTGCGGGGATTGTCCAAATTGAAGCTCAGAATGTTGAGACATTAGCGAAACTTTATCAACAATTCCAGGCTGGGAAAATACGCTTTTTGATAGCCTTTCGTCATCCAGAGGTAGAAGATCCTCTGTGTATGCTACATCTAGTTTCCTACATTTTGCCCAAAGTTGCACGCCAGCAAGGTATTATACTGCAACAACCCCCTCACAGCTACTTTGTTTATGACCGAGGAATGACTGTATGGGCGGGAAATTGGCTAGGCTGGTTATTCTCTAAAGTTGGCGGTGTTCCCATTCGTCGTGGTCGCCGAGTAGATAGACAAGCGATTCAAACCGCACGAGAATTGTTTGTTAATGGTGAAATGGCGATCGCAGTTGCACCAGAAGGAGGTAATAATGGTCATAGTGAAATTGTCAGTCCCTTAGAACCAGGTGTAGCTCAATTAGGGTTCTGGTGTGTAGAAGACTTGCAAAAAGCCCACCGTTCTGAGACTGTTGTAATTGTCCCCATTGGTATTCAGTATAGCTACGTCGAGCCACCTTGGTCAAAACTGCATTGGCTATTAACTAAATTAGAAGCTGATAGCGGTTTGGAACCAATTGATCAATCTGCGACTCCAGAAATTTACCATCAACGCATTTGTCGTCTCGGTGAATATTTGATTACCGAGATGGAAGAGTTTTATCGCCGATTCTATCATCAAGACATCCCCAAAACCATATCGATTGATGAATCTGCAAGTCCCAATGAAATACTCATTGCAAGATTACATCGTTTAATGGATAAAGCTTTACAGGTTCCTGAAGCATATTTTGGCGTACAAGCCCAAGGAAATTTTATTGATCGTTGTCGTCGTTTAGAAGAAGCCGGTTGGAATTACATCTACCGAGATGATATAGCAGATATCAATGCTTTACCACCGTTCAAACGTGGTTTAGCAGATTGGGTTGCTTCAGAAGCAGATTTGAAAATGCAACATATCAGAATAGTGGAAAGTTTTGTGGCTGTGACTGCTAATTATATCCAGGAAAAACCGACGGCGGAAAGGTTCGCAGAAACAACGTTATTAATGTTTGATTTGCTCTCTCGTATCCAGGAATCTACTCTTCCCGGAAGGCCTCGTTTAGGTTTGCGAAAGGCGCTGATTACTGTCGGTGAACCAATTTCTGTGACTGAACGTTGGGAAAAAACTCAAGGCGATCGCTCTGCAACTCGTCAAGCTGTCAGTGACTTGACAAAAGACTTACAAACTGCTATGGAAAAGATAATTAAATAG
- a CDS encoding class I SAM-dependent methyltransferase, with protein MTAATTTTPGLASRLVNGILAIKPLANLAKHQARQMMIKRAEKIGVPWTQEVKTLQARDWTQELAEVQNSQLSYPDYYLNSFHAYETGNLSWQAAFEVKPAAHAVHAKLFQDAEAQGDAKLRQSYHDILTASLRHTPQNILDVGCSVGLSTFALQEIYPQSQITGLDLSPYFLAVAHYRTQQHQAQINWLHAAAESTGLPDASFDLVSIFLMCHELPQSATREIFAEMRRVLRPGGHLAIMDMNPRSEIYQKMPPYILTLLKSTEPYLDQYFALDIEQTLVETGFQVPTITSNTPRHRTIIAQVSS; from the coding sequence ATGACTGCTGCTACCACAACAACTCCTGGTTTAGCCTCCCGTTTGGTAAATGGTATCCTGGCTATTAAACCTTTAGCCAATCTAGCCAAACATCAAGCTAGACAAATGATGATTAAACGCGCTGAAAAAATTGGCGTTCCTTGGACACAAGAAGTCAAAACATTACAGGCGCGTGATTGGACGCAAGAATTAGCTGAAGTTCAAAATTCTCAGCTTTCTTACCCAGATTATTACCTCAATTCATTTCATGCTTACGAAACTGGTAATCTCAGTTGGCAAGCTGCATTTGAAGTAAAGCCGGCAGCTCATGCCGTTCATGCTAAACTTTTCCAGGATGCAGAAGCTCAAGGTGATGCTAAACTACGTCAAAGTTATCACGATATTCTCACAGCTTCCCTTAGACATACTCCGCAAAATATCCTAGATGTGGGATGTAGTGTAGGACTCAGTACCTTTGCGCTGCAAGAAATCTATCCCCAGTCTCAGATTACAGGTTTAGACTTATCGCCTTACTTCTTAGCTGTTGCTCATTATCGCACCCAACAACATCAAGCTCAAATTAATTGGCTTCATGCCGCAGCTGAATCTACTGGATTACCAGATGCTTCATTTGATTTAGTTTCTATCTTCTTAATGTGCCACGAATTGCCCCAATCAGCAACCAGAGAGATTTTTGCCGAAATGCGGCGGGTGCTGCGTCCAGGTGGTCACTTGGCAATTATGGACATGAATCCCCGCTCAGAAATATACCAGAAAATGCCCCCCTACATTTTGACGCTGCTCAAAAGTACTGAACCTTATTTAGATCAATATTTTGCTTTGGACATTGAGCAAACCTTAGTTGAAACTGGTTTCCAAGTTCCCACTATTACCAGCAACACCCCTCGTCACCGCACTATAATTGCTCAAGTCAGCAGCTGA
- a CDS encoding nucleotidyltransferase family protein produces the protein MDKIISETPKNSLSPEVIALLACLKCHFHTTSVNAVRDLLRDDLNWSKLIEISIAQGVMPLLYQSLKEIDDVPRSVMMQLQTLNRMNGLNNLSQTKELLRILTQLEKSGIEAIAFKGAVLAASAYGNVSLRQFNDLDILVRRRDFWQAKAVLISQGYQYNFSEEAEIDGFERDLQISLSYKAPEAEMFNARFEPLLLHSNPQRSIDLHWGIPPRRTWNPNHYDRLWEYCQPMTLMGQSIKSFIPEIALIIQSVNIAKEYGWSRSLKQICDVAQVIQAYPDLDWHLTLRLSSELRCEKLFLLGIYITQNLFNISVPDHIVSKFIQIKSLDTQISLFNSLESKTDSTLHQLFYQSRILLGIRNLYLGYTSPLKTLDRSLNRWWLDEALSMTLLYMYFLMRRLLVPNERDHEFLILPQQLFFLYYFVRPIRLLWKHILKNIYESGTKQKQ, from the coding sequence ATGGATAAGATAATATCTGAAACTCCTAAAAATAGTTTATCTCCGGAAGTAATCGCTTTACTTGCTTGTCTCAAGTGCCATTTTCACACGACAAGTGTTAACGCAGTTAGGGACTTACTAAGAGATGATCTTAATTGGTCTAAATTGATAGAAATTAGCATCGCTCAGGGTGTAATGCCTCTGCTGTATCAAAGTCTGAAGGAAATTGATGATGTCCCGCGCTCGGTAATGATGCAACTGCAAACACTCAATCGCATGAATGGATTGAATAACTTATCTCAAACTAAAGAACTGTTAAGGATTTTGACGCAATTAGAAAAGTCAGGAATTGAGGCGATCGCTTTTAAGGGAGCAGTACTTGCAGCATCAGCTTATGGTAATGTGTCTTTACGCCAGTTTAATGATCTTGATATTTTGGTACGGCGACGGGACTTTTGGCAAGCAAAGGCAGTTTTAATTAGTCAAGGCTATCAGTATAATTTCTCAGAAGAGGCTGAAATTGATGGATTCGAGAGAGATTTGCAAATCTCTCTGTCTTACAAAGCCCCGGAAGCAGAGATGTTTAATGCCAGATTTGAGCCATTATTGCTGCATAGTAACCCACAACGTAGTATTGACTTACATTGGGGTATCCCACCTAGACGGACTTGGAACCCTAACCATTACGATCGCCTTTGGGAATATTGTCAGCCCATGACACTGATGGGTCAATCTATCAAAAGTTTCATTCCAGAAATAGCGTTAATTATTCAAAGTGTTAATATTGCCAAGGAATATGGATGGTCGCGATCGCTTAAACAGATTTGTGATGTTGCCCAAGTGATACAAGCATATCCTGATTTAGATTGGCACTTAACTTTGCGACTATCTTCAGAGTTGCGGTGTGAGAAACTATTTTTACTGGGAATCTATATAACCCAAAATCTCTTCAATATTTCTGTACCAGATCATATTGTATCAAAATTTATTCAGATTAAATCCCTGGACACACAAATTTCACTGTTCAATTCCCTAGAGAGTAAGACAGATAGCACTTTACACCAACTTTTCTATCAAAGTAGAATCCTATTGGGTATCCGCAATCTGTATTTAGGATATACCTCACCATTAAAAACACTAGATAGGTCATTAAATCGTTGGTGGCTCGATGAAGCACTTTCAATGACTTTATTATATATGTATTTTCTGATGAGAAGATTATTGGTACCGAATGAACGCGATCATGAATTTTTAATACTTCCTCAGCAATTATTTTTTCTTTATTACTTTGTTCGTCCCATCCGCTTATTATGGAAACACATACTCAAAAACATCTATGAATCTGGAACTAAACAAAAACAATAA
- a CDS encoding DUF938 domain-containing protein produces the protein MNIPEDARQYAPATQRNREPILEVLLQVLPTSGTILEVASGTGEHAVYFAPRLSPRRWLPTEQNPLLRASVTAWAEEFPSDNLYPPLELDASAPIWGVEKGNLPDSPIVAIVNINMIHISPWSACLGLMAGAGRILPNGGILYLYGPFKQNGEHTASSNAAFDQSLKERNPEWGVRNLEDVIEAASNQHLIFQEIYQMPANNLSVVFQRSQ, from the coding sequence ATTAATATACCGGAGGATGCGCGACAGTACGCGCCAGCAACTCAACGCAATCGTGAACCTATTTTAGAGGTGCTTTTACAAGTGTTACCTACAAGTGGCACTATTTTGGAAGTGGCTAGTGGTACGGGTGAACACGCTGTATATTTTGCGCCCCGTCTTAGCCCTCGTCGATGGCTACCGACTGAACAAAATCCCTTGTTACGCGCTAGTGTGACTGCTTGGGCTGAAGAATTTCCATCAGATAATCTTTATCCACCTTTGGAACTTGATGCTAGTGCGCCAATTTGGGGAGTGGAGAAAGGTAATTTACCTGACTCACCCATTGTAGCTATAGTTAATATTAATATGATTCATATTTCACCTTGGTCAGCTTGTTTGGGACTGATGGCTGGTGCTGGTCGAATTTTGCCGAATGGTGGAATACTCTATTTATATGGTCCTTTTAAACAAAATGGTGAACATACTGCTTCTAGTAATGCCGCTTTTGATCAATCTTTAAAGGAGCGAAATCCTGAGTGGGGTGTGCGTAATTTGGAAGATGTCATAGAAGCAGCTAGTAATCAGCATCTGATTTTTCAAGAAATTTACCAAATGCCAGCTAATAATCTTTCTGTAGTTTTTCAGCGTTCTCAATAG